From the Actinopolymorpha singaporensis genome, the window CCTCAGTACGGCCTGCTTTCACCGAACCGAAGAACAGACCGATGACCTCCTCCTGATTTCCGAGGATCACCCAGTGAAGTTGGTTCAGCGCGGAGTGCGCCCAGTACATCCTCAACAACGCCGGCCCGATCAATTCCTGCAGTACTTCGTCGATCCGGTCGAACGCCGACCGCTGTACGCCGTACTGACCACCAGCTGGCCCGAGCCTGCTCCGCCACAGGTCGACGCAGATCCGTACGCAGCAGACGCCAGTCGGTCACCGGACACCACAGCCTCCCGCCCATACCGACCCGCTCGCACCGGCCGAACTCGTTCGCAGAGACGACGCGGAGCGGGCCGGTGCCGCCCACCTGCAGCAGGTACGGGCCAACCGGGTCCGCGGCACAGAGGTGGCGCCGTCAAGAAATCCTTGACAAGAGTCGGACTGCCGCCAACCGGGCGCGAGGAAGCCGAAGACACCCGGGCCTACGCGTCCAGCAGCCGCGCCAGGGCAGGTCGTACATTCCATTGCTTGGTCATGTCGGCGTACTCCTCGCCGATGTTCTCGCCGGCCTCGGCGCCGGTACGGGTGGCGCGCAACATGATGTTGCGGGGGGTGTGCTCGCTGCCGACGAACTGGATCGTGTCGACGCGGTAACCATGCTGGCGCAGGATCGAGGCGCGCAGCGCATCGGTCAGTACGTCCGCGAAACGCTCCCGCAGGATGCCGTGCCGGGTGATCATCGTGTACGGCTCGGGCGGCTCCACCTTGCTCAGCTGGGCCTGGATGTCGTGGTGGCAGCAGGGCGCCGCGAGGATCAACGGCGCCTGCCACCGCACCGCTCTGGCCAGCGCGTCGTCGGTCGCGGTGTCACAGGCGTGCAGGGACAGGACGAGGTCGGGAGCCTCCTCGAGTTCGGCGGCGGCGATGCTCGACGCTGCGAACGCCAGCTGGCCACCGAAGCCCAGATCCGTTGCCAGCTTGGTGTTCCGGTCGCGCGCCTGCGGACGCAGGTCGATCCCGGTCATCCGCAAGGGGAGCTTGCGGACGTTCGCGAGGTAGCTGGCGGCGGCGAAGGTGAGGTAGGCGTTGCCGCAGCCGAGGTCCACGACGCGCAGCGGCCGCTCGTCGGTCGGCAGCGGGACGAGTCCGGTGTCGAGCGCCCGGTCGAGCGCGGGCTCGAGCACCCGGAGGAACTCGTCCACCTGGCGGTACTTCGCCTGCCGGGTGGGCTTGATCCGCCCCTGGTGGTCGGCGATGCCGACGGCCTTCAGTACCGGGTCCTCCGCCGGCAGCAGGCGAGGCTTCTCCCGGTCGTGCTCACGGCTGACCGGCTGCTCGGCCACGCGCGGCCGGACGTGCAGCTGCGCGTCGCCCTTCTTGGTGACCCGAAGCTGCAGCGTCTCGTCCACGGAGTCGAGGTGCCAGTTGCCGAACGCCGTCGCGAGCAGGCCGTCGACCGCCTCCTCCGCCTCCGGCCCGAGGGCGGCGTTGCGGGTGTGCGCCTGGTGTTCGTCGTACGTCGTGACCTGCAGCACCCGCCCGGCCCGCACGTCGACGTACCTCAGTTCGGCCCGCCGCCAGGCCACCTCGTGCCCGCGACGCCGGCCCGCGGCCACGGCACGGACGAGCCGCTCGGAGTCAAGGAGTTCCTCGCGTACGCGGGCCAGCGCCTGCGACAGTGGTTCGGGCATGCCTCCAAGAGTGTCATGCGCACTCCGCCGCCGACTCCGACCGGCCCGGCCGACACCATGCGTAGCCGGCCGGTCGCTACCCGAACCAGCGCACGGCCTGGCCGTGGGCCCTGGTCCAGGCCAGCGGCCTGCCGTCGAGGCCGAGCACGTTGTGGTGGGCGTGGTCGGGTGGATCGGGCAGGTCGTCGTACGGCAGCACCTCCGGGGCCTCGTTCGACACCCAGTGCCCGGGCAACCGACCGGCCAGTTCGGTGAACGCTGCCCGTCGGGGCGCCGGCACCTGATACAGCACCGAGGTGTGGAACACCACCAGCGTCGCGTCAACCGGTGCCTGCGCGGCCAGGGCGGGCAGGTCGTCCACCAGGTCCCCGCGCAGCAGCGACGGTGGGTCGGCCGCGGCGACGGCCGCGGCCGCACGCAACCGGGCACGGCGATGCGCGTGCTCGGGCCAGATGAGCGCCTCGAGCCACGCAACGTCGGCGGGGTCGGTCACGTCGAGCGGATTGAGGTCGAGCCCGGCCCTCCAGACGACCTCCGGAAGCGTGGTCGGCGGAATCAACCCGGTCGCCTCGCAGTCCAGTACGGGTTCACCCTCACCGATCTTCCGGTCGCCGTAGCGGTAGGCGTACCGATCCGGGTACAGGCACAGCCCGGCGGACGCGCCGACCTCCAGCAGAGCAAGCGGTTGCGGCAGCATGGAGAGGACCGGAAGCAGGACAGCGCACCGGCCGGCCTCGTTGGTCTGCGTGGCGCGGGCACGCATCTGCACTTCGATCAACGGCCAGTTCGCCACCGTGTAGTCGTGGAACGCGGCGGGATCCTCCACCGGACCGCCGAGGAACCGCACGACACCGAACAGCAGGTTCGGCTGCCGCTTCGCCGGTGGGAGGTTGTCGAGCAGGGCGAGCATCTCGTCGTCGCCGGAGACCGCCGATGACAGGCGTTCGTACGCGTGCGAAACCCCACGCGCCTCACGGGCCGCGAACTCGGCGTACGTCTGAGCGGTCGTCATGGCAGCCGCCGACCGACGGTGAGGAGGGCGACGAAGCTGACCGTCAGCGGAGGCCGGCCGAGCGAGTCCAACCGGCGTTCGACCCGGGCGAGGAAGTCCGCGCCTCGCGCTTCTCCGAGAGCGTGCGTGCCGGACTGCGTGGCCAGGTTGGCGACGTAGTCCCCGGCGGTGTAGCGCACCTCGAAGGGGTACCGCAGGCTTGCCACCTCCTCGAAGTAGAGCTCTGTCTCGGGCGCGAAGTGCAGCGGAGCGACGTGTTCGGGGGCCGGCGGCGGGCCGCCCTCATAGCCCACCGCCCGATAGTCCTCCTGCACCTGAGTCCAGAACGCCTCGGCGTCCGCCGGCTGCGCCCGCACGCATGCGGCAACCGCCATGCAGGCTCCGGGGCGCAGCAGTTGATGCGGTTTCGCGTATCGGAGCGCGGGATCGACCCAGTGCAGGGAGTTGACGGCAACCACCGCGTCGAGCGGTGGATCGGTCGGCGGTGGCCGCCAGTCCTCGAAGGAGGATGTCACCACGTCCGCGGCGGGGAACCCGGCCAGCCGGACGCGGGCGAGGGCGGCGAGCTCGGGACCCAACTCCACACCGGTGACGGCCAGCCCCCGCTCGGCGAGCGGCACGGTCGCCTGCCCCGTGCCGCAACCGATCTCGACCACGCGGTCGCCGGGACCGAGCCCGGCGACGTCAACCAGGTCGTCGAACAACCGGGGCGGGCAGACCGGCCGAGTGCGTTCGTAGTCCGGCGCAGACCGGTCGAACCCGGCACGCAGCTTCTGACGTCTCAGTTCGTCCTTCACGAAACACCTCTGGGAGGCGCGCAACCCACGCTTGCGGCCCATGGAGTCAGTCCGGGATCAGATCGACCGCCAGTCGATGCCGTCCGGCTGTGGGAGGCCAAGACAGGAAGCGGCCCAGGCCAGGTCGATGGCGATCAATCTGACGAAGACGCTGACCAGCCAGTCCGGCGTACCGGGT encodes:
- a CDS encoding class I SAM-dependent methyltransferase translates to MPEPLSQALARVREELLDSERLVRAVAAGRRRGHEVAWRRAELRYVDVRAGRVLQVTTYDEHQAHTRNAALGPEAEEAVDGLLATAFGNWHLDSVDETLQLRVTKKGDAQLHVRPRVAEQPVSREHDREKPRLLPAEDPVLKAVGIADHQGRIKPTRQAKYRQVDEFLRVLEPALDRALDTGLVPLPTDERPLRVVDLGCGNAYLTFAAASYLANVRKLPLRMTGIDLRPQARDRNTKLATDLGFGGQLAFAASSIAAAELEEAPDLVLSLHACDTATDDALARAVRWQAPLILAAPCCHHDIQAQLSKVEPPEPYTMITRHGILRERFADVLTDALRASILRQHGYRVDTIQFVGSEHTPRNIMLRATRTGAEAGENIGEEYADMTKQWNVRPALARLLDA
- a CDS encoding class I SAM-dependent methyltransferase, translated to MKDELRRQKLRAGFDRSAPDYERTRPVCPPRLFDDLVDVAGLGPGDRVVEIGCGTGQATVPLAERGLAVTGVELGPELAALARVRLAGFPAADVVTSSFEDWRPPPTDPPLDAVVAVNSLHWVDPALRYAKPHQLLRPGACMAVAACVRAQPADAEAFWTQVQEDYRAVGYEGGPPPAPEHVAPLHFAPETELYFEEVASLRYPFEVRYTAGDYVANLATQSGTHALGEARGADFLARVERRLDSLGRPPLTVSFVALLTVGRRLP
- a CDS encoding DUF2332 domain-containing protein, which encodes MTTAQTYAEFAAREARGVSHAYERLSSAVSGDDEMLALLDNLPPAKRQPNLLFGVVRFLGGPVEDPAAFHDYTVANWPLIEVQMRARATQTNEAGRCAVLLPVLSMLPQPLALLEVGASAGLCLYPDRYAYRYGDRKIGEGEPVLDCEATGLIPPTTLPEVVWRAGLDLNPLDVTDPADVAWLEALIWPEHAHRRARLRAAAAVAAADPPSLLRGDLVDDLPALAAQAPVDATLVVFHTSVLYQVPAPRRAAFTELAGRLPGHWVSNEAPEVLPYDDLPDPPDHAHHNVLGLDGRPLAWTRAHGQAVRWFG